One region of Caldimonas thermodepolymerans genomic DNA includes:
- a CDS encoding bifunctional 3-(3-hydroxy-phenyl)propionate/3-hydroxycinnamic acid hydroxylase, with protein MDTRATNDAAAPAPYDVIIVGYGPTGATLANLLGLRGFTVAVVDKLPDVYDKPRAITADHEVMRIFQACGLADEISADTIPHPGTDYIGLHDQVIKRFYPAPAPHPLSWEPTWMFVQPTLERSLRRGVERFDTVHTYLAHELVRYEEREEDVVVHLNRLSDDRPVTLRGRYLVGSDGARSVVRRQMNGTIEDLAFDEWWIVVDAWLRGDAGLPPRATQYCHPWRPGSFIVGPGDLRRWEIKILPDERPESFESRERLLEVLSHFVDVSMIEIHRVAIYRFHALVVEDWGHRRVFLMGDAAHQTPPFMGQGMCAGIRDADNFAWKLEGVMRRGYHPRLLHSYTQERKPHVRTLVAHAKTFGQIIGELDLEAARRRDELLGEQLRNGTAETIRQKFVPGLETGVLGRRADGTLACGAGDLFVQPWVRSGTQRVRMDDCLGRSFSLVLADAQALEWIDARVQQALQRVGASVVLLGQAPGVRCCEEEGHLARDWFRERGARVALVRPDHYAFGCADDPAALRELCDQLVAALVEEPAMAA; from the coding sequence ATGGACACGCGTGCCACGAACGATGCAGCGGCGCCGGCTCCCTATGACGTGATCATCGTCGGCTACGGGCCGACCGGCGCGACGCTGGCCAACCTGCTGGGGCTGCGCGGCTTCACCGTGGCGGTGGTCGACAAGCTGCCCGACGTGTACGACAAGCCGCGCGCGATCACGGCGGACCACGAGGTGATGCGGATCTTCCAGGCCTGCGGGCTGGCCGACGAGATCTCGGCCGACACCATCCCGCACCCGGGCACCGACTACATCGGCCTGCACGACCAGGTCATCAAGCGCTTCTACCCTGCGCCGGCCCCGCACCCGCTGTCGTGGGAGCCGACGTGGATGTTCGTGCAGCCGACGCTGGAGCGCAGCCTGCGGCGCGGCGTCGAGCGCTTCGACACGGTGCATACCTACCTCGCGCACGAGCTGGTGCGTTACGAGGAGCGCGAGGAGGACGTCGTCGTGCACCTGAACCGCCTGTCCGACGACCGGCCGGTCACGCTGCGCGGACGTTACCTGGTGGGCAGCGACGGCGCGCGCAGCGTGGTGCGCCGGCAGATGAACGGCACGATCGAGGACCTGGCCTTCGACGAATGGTGGATCGTCGTCGATGCCTGGCTGCGCGGCGACGCCGGGTTGCCGCCGCGCGCGACGCAGTACTGCCATCCGTGGCGGCCGGGCTCCTTCATCGTCGGCCCGGGCGACCTGCGGCGCTGGGAGATCAAGATCCTGCCGGACGAGAGGCCGGAATCGTTCGAGTCCCGCGAGCGCCTGCTCGAGGTGCTCTCGCACTTCGTCGACGTCTCCATGATCGAGATCCACCGCGTCGCGATCTACCGCTTCCACGCGCTGGTGGTCGAGGACTGGGGGCACCGGCGCGTGTTCCTGATGGGCGACGCGGCACACCAGACGCCGCCGTTCATGGGCCAGGGCATGTGTGCCGGCATCCGAGACGCCGACAACTTCGCCTGGAAGCTCGAGGGCGTGATGCGCCGCGGCTACCACCCGCGGTTGCTGCACAGCTACACGCAGGAACGCAAGCCGCACGTGCGCACGCTCGTCGCGCATGCCAAGACCTTCGGCCAGATCATCGGCGAGCTCGACCTGGAGGCCGCCCGCCGCCGCGACGAGCTGCTCGGCGAGCAGCTGCGCAACGGCACCGCCGAGACCATCCGCCAGAAGTTCGTGCCGGGCCTGGAAACTGGTGTGCTCGGCCGACGCGCGGACGGGACGCTGGCGTGCGGCGCGGGTGACCTGTTCGTGCAGCCCTGGGTGCGCAGCGGCACGCAGCGCGTGCGCATGGACGACTGCCTGGGTCGCTCCTTCTCGCTGGTGCTGGCCGACGCGCAGGCGCTGGAGTGGATCGACGCGCGGGTGCAGCAGGCGCTGCAGCGCGTCGGCGCCAGCGTGGTGCTGCTGGGCCAGGCGCCGGGCGTGCGGTGCTGCGAGGAGGAGGGGCACCTGGCGCGCGACTGGTTCCGCGAGCGCGGCGCGCGCGTCGCGCTGGTGCGACCGGACCACTACGCCTTCGGCTGCGCCGACGACCCCGCGGCGCTGCGCGAGCTGTGCGACCAGCTGGTGGCCGCGCTCGTCGAGGAACCCGCGATGGCGGCCTGA